The following DNA comes from Curtobacterium sp. 9128.
CGATGCGGATGCCCATGGCCCCACCGTGCCGGACGTGCCGGCACCGGTGGGAGCCGTCGTCAGATCTGTGGAGAACCCGACGGACCCCTCGGCCCGGCGCCGCCCGACTCGTCGTCGCCCGACTCGTCGTCGGGACCCGAACCGTCGCCCGACTCGATCCCGCCCGACTCGTCCTCGTGCGGGCGGTCGCCGGTCGTGTCGTTGAGCAGGTCCTCGAGCGCCCGGTCGAACTCGTCGTCCGCGGCGCTCTGCCCGGGGTTGCGGAGCCGGGCGACGAGTGCGTCGGGGAAGTCGATGTCGTCGGACACGGGGACCAGGTCGAACGCCGCCCAGAGCGCGTCCCGCTGCTCGGCGCCGAGCTCGTCCGTGACCCGCTGCCACATGGCGGCTGCTTCCCGGAGGCGACGGGGACGGAGCTCGAGGCCGACCAGCGTGGCGAACGCCGACTCGGCCGGACCACCGGCTGCGCGGCGACGGCGGACCGTCTCCGCGATCGCGCCGGAACGCGGGAGGCGTGCCGTGGCGGCCGCGGTGACCGTGTCGACCCAGCCCTCGACGAGCGCGAGCATCGTCTCCAGGCGTGCCAGCGCCGCGTCCTGCTCCGGGGTGCGCGGCGGGATCAGTGCACCGGACGCCAGGGCGTCGCGGAGCTGCTCCTGGTCGGTCGGGTCGATGTCCGCTGCGAGTTCCTCGACGCGGTCGAACGGGATGTGGATGCCGCGGGCGTACTCCGTGATCGAGGAGATGATGTGCAGGCGGAGCCAGCGCGCGGAGCGGAAGAGCCTGGCGTGTGCGAGCTCGCGGACGGCGAGGTAGATGCGGACCTCGTCCTCCTGCACGTCGAGGCCCTCGGCGAACTCGGCCACGTTCTGGGGGAGGAGGGCCGCGACTTGCTCGTCCAGCAGGGGCACGCCGACGTCGCCGCCGGACACGACCTCCTTCGAGAGCTGCCCGACCACCTGACCGAGCTGGATCGCGAACAGTGCGCCGCCGACGCCGCGCATCGCCTTCGACACGTCGCCGAGCATGGCCTTGAGCTCTTCCGGGGCGCGCTGGTCGATGGCCTCGGTCAGCGCGGTCGCGATGCTGTCCGCGACGGGCTCGGCGATCTGCGTCCACACGGGTGCTGTCGCCTTCGCCCATTGCTCCCGGGTGTAGAGACTCGGGGTCGCGGTCAGCTCGGCCACGGTGGTCACCTCGTCGAGCCAGAGCGCGGCGACCTGGAACGCCTGGTCGCTCGCCTGCGACGTCGCCGGGTCGACCCCGTGCTGGCCGTCCTTCGCGATCGCGGTGGCGCGTTCTGCAGTGACCGAGAAGTCGATGCCGTCCCCGCCGTCCTGCGCCGCACGCTGGAGCTGGCTCATCAGGTTGGCGACGAAGGCCGGGTCGTTCGGCAGACCGGCCGCGCCGGCGAGCTGCGACGGGTCGATCTGGCCTTCCCCGGACAGGAGCTTGCGGAGCATCTCCTGGAAGTCGTCGTCCGGCCCCGGCTGCGGTTCATCAGGCATGCCGACTACGCTAATCGCTGCTCGTGGGGCCGGACCTGGGACGGACCCGTGGGATCGCTCCGCGGGCTGCGCCCAGGGCGAACAGCCGGGCGGAAGCCACGGCGAACAGCCGAGCGGAAGCCGCGGCGAACAGCCGAGCGGAAGCCACGGCGAACAGCCCGGCGGACGCCGCGGCGCACCTCACTCCGGAAGGACCCCGTTGACCCTCTTCGCGCCCGCCCCCCGCCGCCGCTCCCGCACCAGGACCGTCGGGTGGGCGTTCGTCGTCGGGGCCGTCGTGCTGGCGATCATCGCGAGCGTGCTCCCGAGTCCGTACGTCATCGAGCTGCCCGGTCCGGTCTTCAACACGATCGGCACCCAACGGCAGGGGACCGGCAAGGACGCGAAGGACGTCAAGCTCATCCAGGTCGACGGGCACCAGACGTACCCGACCGCCGGCGCGCTCGACATGCTCACGGTGAGCGTCGAGGGCACGGCCACGCAGCGCCCCGCCTGGACGAGCGTCATCCGGGCCCTGTTCACGAAGTCCCAGGCCGTCGTCCCCGCGTCGGCGATCTACCCCCCTGGTACCACGACCGAACAGGTGAACAAGCAGGACGCCGCCGACATGTCGAACTCGCAGCAGTCCGCCGTCGCGGCCGCACTCATCCAACAGGGCTTCGCGATCCCGACGACGCTCGAGGTCGGCACCGTGCAGGACGGCTCCGCCGCCGACGGCACGATCCGGAAGGGCGACGTCATCACGGCGTTCGACGGCACGTCGCTCACGACGAACGCCGACGCGACCACCCTCCGGGAAGCCGTGGCGAAGCACGGGACGTCCAGCCCCGCGACGGTCACGATCACCCGCGACGGCGCGTCGAAGGACGTGACGGTCACCCCGCGCGACGAGAGCGGCACCGCGCTGCTCGGTGTCGGTGTGGTCGAGCACTACGACTTCCCGTTCGACGTGTCGATCAAGCTCCAGGACGTCGGCGGGCCGTCGGCCGGCATGATGTTCGCCCTCGGGATCATCGACGAGATCACGCCGGGCAAGCTCAACGGCGGCAAGCACGTCGCCGGCACCGGCACGATCACCGCCGACGGCGAGGTCGGTCCGATCGGCGGCATCCGCCAGAAGCTCTACGGCGCGAAGGACGCGGGCGCGACCGTCTTCCTCGCACCGGCGGACAACTGCGACGAGGTCGTCGGACACGTCCCCGACGGACTCGACGTCTACTCCGTGAAGACGCTGGACCAGGCGGTCACCGACCTCGACACCATCGCGAGCGGGAAGAGCACGGCCGGTCTGGCGACCTGCGGGTCCTGACCGCGGCCCTGAGCCCGGCCACGTCCGCAACGCGCGTCGCGTGGCGGGGTCTGCCGTGCCTCCAGGCCGGGCCGGGAGGCTCGTGGCGCCTTCCTGAGATCGGGTTTCCTGAGATCGGGTACAGGTTCGCTGTCGGTCGCGTCCCATAGGATCGGTGCACTGACGGCCCGGTGCGCCGGGCCTGCCGGTCCGACACGTCTGGAGCACAATCACGTGACGACAACCTCGTCCAACTCGTCCACCGCGGGACGGCGTTCGCCGCGTGTCCCGATCGTGGTCACGATCATCGTGCTCGCAGCACTGGTGATCGCCTTCTTCATCTTCGCGAGCCTGTACACGGACTACGCATGGTTCGCCCAGCTGGGCTTCCAGAACGTGCTGACGACCAGGTGGCTCGCCGGCGGGCTGATGTTCGTCGCCGGCTTCCTCGGCATGGCCGTGCCGGTGTACGTCAGCATCCTGCTCGCGTTCCGGTTCCGGCCGGTCTACGCGAAGCTCGGCTCGCAGCTCGACCGGTACCAGCAGGTCATCGAACCGCTCCGCCGTGTCGTGATGATCGGCATCCCGGTGGTCCTCGGCGTCTTCGCCGGGCTCGCCACCGCTCCGCGCTGGAGCATGGTCCTCGAGTACTTCAACCGGACGCCGTTCGGCAAGACCGACCCGCAGTTCGGGCTGGACATCGCCTTCTACGTCTTCGAGCTGCCGTTCTGGCGCTCCGTCGTGGCGTACTCGTCCGCCGTCGTGCTCATCGCCGGCCTGGCCGCGCTCGCCGCCAGCTACCTGTACGGCGCGATGCGTTTCGGCGGGCGAGAGGTCCGCATCTCCCGCGCCGCCCGCGTGCAGCTCGCGATCACCGCCGCGGTCTACATCGCGCTGCAGGCCCTCAGCCTGTGGTTCGACCAGTACGCGGCGCTGACCAAGGACAACTCGCTCATCACCGGTGCGCAGTACACCGAGGTGAACGCCACGATCCCGGGTCGCGAGATCATGGCGGGCATCGCGGCGATCGTCGCGATCCTGTTCATCGTCACGGCGATCATCGGCCGCTGGCGGATCTCGATCGTCGGCACCGGGCTGCTGCTCGTGTCGGCGATCGTCATCGGCGGCATCTACCCGTGGATCGTGCAGCGCCTGCAGGTCGCACCGAGCGAGCGCTCGTTCGAGTCGGCGTACATCCAGCGGAACATCGACGCCACCCGCGACGCGTACGACGTCTCCGGGGTCAAGGAGTCGAACTACGACGCCACGACCGAGACGGCCACCGGTGCCCTCGCCGAGGACGCGCAGACGACCACGAACATCCGGCTCATCGACCCGAAGATCGTCTCGGACACGTTCAGCCAGCTCCAGCAGTCCCGGCAGTACTACCAGTTCCCGGACGAGCTCGACGTCGACCGCTACAACATCAAGGGCCAGACCGAGGACACCGTCATCGCGGTCCGCGACATCGACCTGGACGGACTGAGCAGCGCGGCGAACACGCAGTACAACCGCACGTTCGTGTACACCCACGGCTTCGGTGTGACCGCGGCGTACGGCAACCAGCGCGCGAGCGACGGCAAGCCGGTGTTCCTCGAGTCGGGCATCCCGTCCACCGGGGCACTGGGGGACTACCAGCAGCGCGTGTACTTCGGTGAGACCTCGCCGCCGTACTCCATCGTCGGCGCACCGAAGGGCTCGAAGAACGTCGAGCTCGACTACCCGTCCGGCTCGGACAGCGCCGACGACAACGGCGGCAACGCGACCACCACGTACCAGGGCAACGGCGGGCCGAGCATCGGCAACTTCTTCAACCGGCTCGTCTACGCGGCGAAGTTCCAGTCGGAGCAGATCCTGCTGTCGAACGCGGTCAACAAGGACTCGCAGATCCTCTACGACCGTGACCCGATCAAGCGCGTCCAGAAGGTGGCGCCGTACCTGACGACCGACAGCGACGCCTACCCCGCGATCGTCGACCACCGCCTGCAGTGGATCGTCGACGGCTACACCACCTCGGACGCGTACCCGTACTCGCAGAGCCAGAGCCTGTCCGACAGCATCGCCGGCACCGAGTCGTCGACCTTCCGGACCGATCAGGTCAACTACATCCGGAACTCGGTGAAGGCCACGGTCGACGCGTACACGGGCAAGGTCACGCTGTACGCGTGGGACACCAAGGACCCGGTGCTGAAGACCTGGCAGAAGATCTTCCCGACGTCGATGAAGCCGGTGTCGAGCATGAGCGCCGAGCTCCTCGACCACGTGCGGTACCCGACCGACCTGTTCAAGGTGCAGCGCTCGATCCTCGGGACCTACCACGTCACCAACGCGAACTCGTTCTACTCGGGTGACGACGCCTGGACGACCCCGTCCGACCCGACGACCGGGTCGAGCGACAGCGACACCAGCAGTGACACGAGCACGACGACGACCGCCCTCGGAACGCAGACGACGGCGACCAGGGCGGACCTGCAGGACCCGTACTACCTCACGATGAAGGTGCCCGGGCAGGGGACCGCCTACTCGCTGTACACGACGTACATCCCGCAGCAGACCGGGTCCAACGCCCGGAACGTGCTGACCGGCTACCTCGCCGTCGACTCCGACGCGGGAGGTGCAGGCAAGGGCAAACGGGCGTCGGGCTACGGCAAGCTGACGCTGTTGACGATCCCCAAGACCGACAACATCCCGGGGCCGCTGCAGGTGCAGAACCTGTTCAACTCGGACACCACGGTGTCGCAAGAGCTGAACATCCTGAAGCGCGGGAACAGCACCGTGAAGCAGGGCAACCTGCTGACGCTCCCGGTTGGCGGCGGGTTCCTCTACGTCCAGCCGGTGTACGTGCAGTCGACGTCGAGCGGTTCCTACCCGCTGTTGCAGAAGGTCCTCGTGGCCTTCGGTGACAAGATCGCGTTCGAGGACACCCTCGACGAGGCGCTCAACCAGCTCTTCGGTGGTGACTCCGGCGCTGCCGCGGGTGACCAGGGTGCCGCGAGCGGCTCCGGTTCGTCGAGTGGGTCGGACAACGGCTCGGACAACGGGTCCTCGGACTCGGGGTCGAGCTCGGGATCCGGGTCGACGGGCGGCAGTGGATCGACGTCGACGAACCCAGCCGTGCAGCAGGCCCTCGACGACGCGAACGCCGCACTGCAGGACCGCCAGCAGGCCTACGCGGACAACGACCTCGTTGCGGCTGCGGAGGCGGACAAGCGCCTGCAGGAGGCGATCCAGGCAGCCATCGACGCCGAGGCGAGCAGCAGCTCCGGCAACTGACGACACGGGCGGGGCACTCGATTTGGTGCCCCGCCCGTTGCCGTGTAGGCTGTTCAACGTGCCGCGGGGTGGAGCAGTTCGGTAGCTCGCTGGGCTCATAACCCAGAGGTCGTAGGTTCAAATCCTGCCCCCGCAACCAACGCGACACAAGAAGCCCCGGTCCTTTCGGACCGGGGCTTCTTCGTGTGCCCGGCGCGCGCCTTCTCGGCGGTCGCGGGCCGTGAAGCCGCGCCGCGACGGACGGGAGGCCCGGTGCGGGCGTGCACCGGGCCTCCCGTCCGTCAGTGGTCGCGGATCAGCCCGCGCGCTTGCCGCGCACCCCGTGACCGAGCGCGTCGATGCGGGCGAGCTCGTCCTCCGTGAAGGTGATCTCGGCTGCTGCGACGTTCTCCGCGACCCGTCCGGGGTTCCGCGATCCCGGGATCGGCACGATGTCCTCCCGCTGCGCGAGGATCCACGCGAGGGCCAGCTGCGACAGCGAGATCCCCTTCGCATCGGCCAGTTCGGTCAGGCCCGCGACGACGGCGGTGTTCGCCTCGTAGTGGCCGGGGGTCCACCAGTCGAGGAACTGCCGGATGTCGTCCTGGGCGTAGCTGCTCCGTGGTCCGACCGAGCCGCTGAGGAACCCGCGGGCGAGGGGTGAGTACGCGACGAGGCCGATCCCGAGTTCGTCGACGACGGGGAAGAGGTCCTCCGACTCACGCGAGAAGATCGAGTACTCCGTCTGGAGCACCGAGATCGGGTGGACGGCGTTCGCGCGGCGGATGCTGTCCTCGTCGGTGTTCGAGAGGCCGAGGTACCGCACTTTGCCGGCCTGGACGTACTCCTGCATGACGCCGACGACGTCCTCGATCGGCACGGCGGGGTCGTGGACGTGCTGGTAGAGCAGGTCGATCGAGTCCGTGCCGAGGTTCACGAGGCTGGCGTCCACGACCTCGCGGATGTGGTCGAGCTGCGAGTTCGGCGCGAAGGTCTCCGGCGTGAAGCCGAACTTGGTCGCGATGGTGACCTCGTCGCGGATCGGGGCGAGTGCCGTGCCGAGCAGTCGCTCACCGGTGCCCCACCCGTAGAGCTCCGCGGTGTCGAAGTGGGTGACGCCGAGCTCGTGCGCGCGCCGGATCGCGGCGATCGACTCCGTGTCGTCGCCGGGACCGTAGGCGAACGTCGTGCCCATGGCCCCGTAGCCGACGGCGCCGACGACGAGACCCTGCTGACCGAGGGTGCGGTGTTCCATGTGCTGTCCTTCCGGAACGTGATGAGTGGTGGTACATGGCACTGTACGCCATGTGTGGCAGAGTCTGCCAAGTACGGCTGGTCCTGCCGCATTGCTAAGATCGTCGGATGAGCGACACGAGCACCGATCGGCGCCCGGGCCTGCGGGACATCACCCGCGACGCCGTCCGCGCGCGCATCGCCGCCGTCGCCATCGCCCGGTTCGACGCCGACGGGTTCGACCGCGTCACCGTCGAGCAGGTCGCGGCAGAGGCCGGGATCTCCGCTCGGAGCTTCCACCGGTACTTCCCCGCGAAGGAGGACGCGGTGATCGGCGAGCCCGCGCGGCACCGCGAGGCACTGGCTGCGGCGTTCGGTTCCCGGCCGTCCGACGAACCGGTGTGGATCGCCCTGCGGGAGGCGTTCGTCGAGATGGTCGGACGCGGTGGGGACGATCGGGAGACCGACCGTCGCTCCATCCGTGTCATGACGAGTGCCCCGTCGCTCCGCGCCCGCAACCTCGAGAAGCACCAGGCGTGGGCAGAGGTGCTGGTGCCGCTCGTCGTGGACCGTCTCGTCGGGCGCGACCTGGACCTCCGCGCGCGGACGATCGTGCAGGCGGCGCTGGGGTGCTTCGACGTCGCGATCACCGCATGGGCGACCGGGCCCGAGCGGGACGTGAGCGGCCTCCTGCGTCGGTCGTTCGACGTGCTCGACGTCCGCTGACCGGAGCCGGTTAGCCTGGCACCGTGACCATCCTGACGATCGCAGCAGCACAGTTCGCCCCGGTCGACGACCCGACGGCGAACCTCGAGACGGTCCGTGCGGCGGCGGTCGACGCCGCGGCCCGCGGAGCCGACCTGCTCGTCACGCCCGAGTACACCTCGTACTTCACCGCCGAGATCGACGACCGGTTCGTCGCCGCAGCGCAGCCGCTCGACGGCCCGTTCGTGCAGGGCCTGCAGCAGGTCGCCCGCGAGACCGGCGTGGCCGTCGTCGTCGGGGTCGCGGAGCGATCAGACCGGGTGGACCGGTTCCGGAACACGCTCGTCGCGATCGGCGCGGACGGCGCGGTGCTGCAGACCTACCGGAAGGTCCACCTCTACGACGCGTTCGGGTGCCGGGAGTCCGACCGCATCGAGCCCGGCGACCCCGCGCAGTTGCCGGTGTTCGAGGTCGCCGGCGTGCGCATC
Coding sequences within:
- a CDS encoding zinc-dependent metalloprotease, which translates into the protein MPDEPQPGPDDDFQEMLRKLLSGEGQIDPSQLAGAAGLPNDPAFVANLMSQLQRAAQDGGDGIDFSVTAERATAIAKDGQHGVDPATSQASDQAFQVAALWLDEVTTVAELTATPSLYTREQWAKATAPVWTQIAEPVADSIATALTEAIDQRAPEELKAMLGDVSKAMRGVGGALFAIQLGQVVGQLSKEVVSGGDVGVPLLDEQVAALLPQNVAEFAEGLDVQEDEVRIYLAVRELAHARLFRSARWLRLHIISSITEYARGIHIPFDRVEELAADIDPTDQEQLRDALASGALIPPRTPEQDAALARLETMLALVEGWVDTVTAAATARLPRSGAIAETVRRRRAAGGPAESAFATLVGLELRPRRLREAAAMWQRVTDELGAEQRDALWAAFDLVPVSDDIDFPDALVARLRNPGQSAADDEFDRALEDLLNDTTGDRPHEDESGGIESGDGSGPDDESGDDESGGAGPRGPSGSPQI
- a CDS encoding S16 family serine protease; this translates as MTLFAPAPRRRSRTRTVGWAFVVGAVVLAIIASVLPSPYVIELPGPVFNTIGTQRQGTGKDAKDVKLIQVDGHQTYPTAGALDMLTVSVEGTATQRPAWTSVIRALFTKSQAVVPASAIYPPGTTTEQVNKQDAADMSNSQQSAVAAALIQQGFAIPTTLEVGTVQDGSAADGTIRKGDVITAFDGTSLTTNADATTLREAVAKHGTSSPATVTITRDGASKDVTVTPRDESGTALLGVGVVEHYDFPFDVSIKLQDVGGPSAGMMFALGIIDEITPGKLNGGKHVAGTGTITADGEVGPIGGIRQKLYGAKDAGATVFLAPADNCDEVVGHVPDGLDVYSVKTLDQAVTDLDTIASGKSTAGLATCGS
- a CDS encoding UPF0182 family protein → MVTIIVLAALVIAFFIFASLYTDYAWFAQLGFQNVLTTRWLAGGLMFVAGFLGMAVPVYVSILLAFRFRPVYAKLGSQLDRYQQVIEPLRRVVMIGIPVVLGVFAGLATAPRWSMVLEYFNRTPFGKTDPQFGLDIAFYVFELPFWRSVVAYSSAVVLIAGLAALAASYLYGAMRFGGREVRISRAARVQLAITAAVYIALQALSLWFDQYAALTKDNSLITGAQYTEVNATIPGREIMAGIAAIVAILFIVTAIIGRWRISIVGTGLLLVSAIVIGGIYPWIVQRLQVAPSERSFESAYIQRNIDATRDAYDVSGVKESNYDATTETATGALAEDAQTTTNIRLIDPKIVSDTFSQLQQSRQYYQFPDELDVDRYNIKGQTEDTVIAVRDIDLDGLSSAANTQYNRTFVYTHGFGVTAAYGNQRASDGKPVFLESGIPSTGALGDYQQRVYFGETSPPYSIVGAPKGSKNVELDYPSGSDSADDNGGNATTTYQGNGGPSIGNFFNRLVYAAKFQSEQILLSNAVNKDSQILYDRDPIKRVQKVAPYLTTDSDAYPAIVDHRLQWIVDGYTTSDAYPYSQSQSLSDSIAGTESSTFRTDQVNYIRNSVKATVDAYTGKVTLYAWDTKDPVLKTWQKIFPTSMKPVSSMSAELLDHVRYPTDLFKVQRSILGTYHVTNANSFYSGDDAWTTPSDPTTGSSDSDTSSDTSTTTTALGTQTTATRADLQDPYYLTMKVPGQGTAYSLYTTYIPQQTGSNARNVLTGYLAVDSDAGGAGKGKRASGYGKLTLLTIPKTDNIPGPLQVQNLFNSDTTVSQELNILKRGNSTVKQGNLLTLPVGGGFLYVQPVYVQSTSSGSYPLLQKVLVAFGDKIAFEDTLDEALNQLFGGDSGAAAGDQGAASGSGSSSGSDNGSDNGSSDSGSSSGSGSTGGSGSTSTNPAVQQALDDANAALQDRQQAYADNDLVAAAEADKRLQEAIQAAIDAEASSSSGN
- a CDS encoding aldo/keto reductase; translated protein: MEHRTLGQQGLVVGAVGYGAMGTTFAYGPGDDTESIAAIRRAHELGVTHFDTAELYGWGTGERLLGTALAPIRDEVTIATKFGFTPETFAPNSQLDHIREVVDASLVNLGTDSIDLLYQHVHDPAVPIEDVVGVMQEYVQAGKVRYLGLSNTDEDSIRRANAVHPISVLQTEYSIFSRESEDLFPVVDELGIGLVAYSPLARGFLSGSVGPRSSYAQDDIRQFLDWWTPGHYEANTAVVAGLTELADAKGISLSQLALAWILAQREDIVPIPGSRNPGRVAENVAAAEITFTEDELARIDALGHGVRGKRAG
- a CDS encoding TetR family transcriptional regulator; this translates as MSDTSTDRRPGLRDITRDAVRARIAAVAIARFDADGFDRVTVEQVAAEAGISARSFHRYFPAKEDAVIGEPARHREALAAAFGSRPSDEPVWIALREAFVEMVGRGGDDRETDRRSIRVMTSAPSLRARNLEKHQAWAEVLVPLVVDRLVGRDLDLRARTIVQAALGCFDVAITAWATGPERDVSGLLRRSFDVLDVR
- a CDS encoding carbon-nitrogen hydrolase family protein, which gives rise to MTILTIAAAQFAPVDDPTANLETVRAAAVDAAARGADLLVTPEYTSYFTAEIDDRFVAAAQPLDGPFVQGLQQVARETGVAVVVGVAERSDRVDRFRNTLVAIGADGAVLQTYRKVHLYDAFGCRESDRIEPGDPAQLPVFEVAGVRIGLETCYDLRFPEVTRRLAVVPVDVVLLPAEWVRGPGKEHHWRTLLTARAIENTVWVVGVGQAPPVGIGGSVVLDPAGVATAALGSKPGLLVATVDTAVTDEVRRVNPSLALRRYDVTAR